A genomic window from Salvia hispanica cultivar TCC Black 2014 chromosome 5, UniMelb_Shisp_WGS_1.0, whole genome shotgun sequence includes:
- the LOC125190750 gene encoding ATP-dependent DNA helicase Q-like 3 isoform X4: MENQVMALKEKGVAVEYLSSTQTVKVKNKIYENLESGKPSLQLLYVTPELIATSGFMSKLMKIHGRGLLNLIAIDEAHCVSTWGHDFRPSYRKLSSLRNNLPGIPVLALTATAVPKVQEDVIKSLSLQKPLVLKSSFNRPNIYYEVRYKDLMDDPYSDICNYLKSCGNVCAIVYCLERTACDDLALHLSAQGIPCSAYHAGLNSNVRSSVLDDWISSRTQVVVATVAFGMGIDRKDVRVVCHFNIPKSMEAFYQESGRAGRDQLPSRSLLYFGVDDRRKMEFILSKAANKKSHSSSMDEGSTKNSLAEFQKMIEYCEEAGCRRKKILESFGEEQVTASLCGKTCDSCKHPDMVSKYLEELTSTAAFQYKRGSSRIYITSASETYGDEQLSEFWNRNDEASGSEEEDISDSDDATEIAKSVANLGKSSKWKLDERLESLERAEENYYRNKDNQDKQANKIDKKFISATLRNSGKQRLLTAMKQNQHLSSTLQMDFVTSAETLEIECYRKYGRSGKSIYLSQMASTARWLSAAVPDELTQRLGTTPSMSTEADKPEADRSLSPSVPFIAAITPVHEENGSGSGATIESNSAVLEHTLAPPILSFSEFINRRKVMDKQVSTSKRESKDGGSQGMEKKAKC; this comes from the exons ATG GAGAATCAAGTAATGGCTCTGAAAGAAAAAGGGGTTGCTGTTGAATATCTCTCTTCAACTCAGACTGTCAAAGTCAAGAATAAG ATCTATGAAAACCTTGAATCTGGAAAGCCATCTTTGCAACTATTGTATGTTACACCAGAACTGATTGCCACATCAGGATTTATGTCAAAGCTGATGAAGATTCATGGCAGAGGATTGCTAAATCTTATAGCAATTGATGAG GCACATTGCGTATCAACATGGGGCCATGATTTCAG GCCAAGCTACAGAAAGCTTTCTTCTCTGAGGAATAATTTGCCAGGCATACCAGTTCTAGCATTGACAGCAACAGCTGTTCCCAA GGTTCAGGAGGACGTGATAAAGTCCTTGTCTTTGCAAAAACCTCTTGTTCTGAAGTCATCATTCAATCgtccaaatatttattatgaag TTCGCTATAAAGATCTGATGGATGATCCATATTCTGATATTTGCAATTATCTGAAATCATGTGGAAATGTATGTGCAATTGTTTATTGTCTTGAGCGCACAGCTTGTGATGATCTGGCACTCCACCTATCTGCACAAGGAATTCCTTGTTCTG CATATCACGCAGGATTGAACAGTAATGTCCGGAGTTCTGTCTTGGATGACTGGATCTCCTCTAGAACACAAGTAGTTGTGGCTACTGTAGCTTTTGG GATG GGTATTGATAGGAAGGATGTCAGAGTTGTTTGCCATTTTAATATCCCCAAGTCTATGGAAGCATTCTACCAAGAGTCAGGTCGAGCTGGTCGTGACCAACTGCCTTCTCGAAGTCTGTTGTATTTTGGAGTTGATGATCGTAGAAAAATG GAATTCATCCTGAGTAAGGCTGCAAACAAGAAATCACATTCTTCAAGCATGGATGAGGGTTCAACAAAGAACTCCTTAGCTGAGTTCCAGAAA ATGATTGAATACTGTGAGGAGGCAGGCTGCCGGAGAAAAAAGATCCTTGAAAGTTTTGGGGAAGAG CAGGTAACGGCATCATTATGTGGGAAAACTTGTGACTCATGCAAACACCCTGATATGGTTTCAAAGTATTTGGAGGAGCTTACAAGTACTGCTGCTTTTCAATATAAAAGGGGGTCATCAAGAATATACATAACCAG TGCTTCAGAGACCTATGGTGATGAACAATTGTCAGAATTCTGGAATCGAAATGATGAAGCTAGTGGATCTGAGGAAGAAGATATTTCTGATTCTGATG ATGCCACAGAAATTGCaaaaagtgtagcaaatttagGAAAATCATCCAAATGGAAACTAGACGAAAGATTGGAGTCATTAGAGCGTGCGGAAGAGAATTATTATCGGAATAAAGATAACCAAGACAAACAG GCCAATAAGATCGACAAGAAATTCATATCCGCGACGCTTAGAAATTCTGGAAAGCAGAGGTTACTAACTGCAATGAAGCAAAATCAGCATCTTTCCAGCACTTTACA GATGGACTTTGTGACATCTGCGGAGACACTTGAGATTGAATGTTACCGGAAATACGGGAGAAGTGGGAAGTCAATTTATTTATCCCAGATGGCAAGTACCGCAAGATGGCTGTCAGCAGCGGTCCCTGATGAACTAACACAAAGACTTGGTACCACTCCTAGCATGTCAACAGAGGCAGATAAACCCGAAGCAGATCGCTCTTTATCACCATCAGTGCCATTCATTGCAGCAATCACACCAGTCCATGAAGAGAATGGGAGTGGCAGTGGTGCTACCATTGAATCAAACTCTGCTGTCCTCGAGCATACATTGGCACCACCAATTCTGTCATTCTCAGAATTTATAAACAGGAGAAAAGTGATGGATAAGCAGGTTTCGACATCTAAAAGAGAGTCCAAGGATGGAGGTAGCCAAGGTATGGAGAAGAAAGCTAAGTGCTAG
- the LOC125190750 gene encoding ATP-dependent DNA helicase Q-like 3 isoform X2: protein MSKSALPLQCVRGSEKQVIKKEALVKLLRWHFGHSDFRGNQLEAIQAVLSGRDCFCLMPTGGGKSLCYQIPALAKPGIVLVVSPLIALMENQVMALKEKGVAVEYLSSTQTVKVKNKIYENLESGKPSLQLLYVTPELIATSGFMSKLMKIHGRGLLNLIAIDEAHCVSTWGHDFRPSYRKLSSLRNNLPGIPVLALTATAVPKVQEDVIKSLSLQKPLVLKSSFNRPNIYYEVRYKDLMDDPYSDICNYLKSCGNVCAIVYCLERTACDDLALHLSAQGIPCSAYHAGLNSNVRSSVLDDWISSRTQVVVATVAFGMGIDRKDVRVVCHFNIPKSMEAFYQESGRAGRDQLPSRSLLYFGVDDRRKMEFILSKAANKKSHSSSMDEGSTKNSLAEFQKMIEYCEEAGCRRKKILESFGEEVTASLCGKTCDSCKHPDMVSKYLEELTSTAAFQYKRGSSRIYITSASETYGDEQLSEFWNRNDEASGSEEEDISDSDDATEIAKSVANLGKSSKWKLDERLESLERAEENYYRNKDNQDKQANKIDKKFISATLRNSGKQRLLTAMKQNQHLSSTLQMDFVTSAETLEIECYRKYGRSGKSIYLSQMASTARWLSAAVPDELTQRLGTTPSMSTEADKPEADRSLSPSVPFIAAITPVHEENGSGSGATIESNSAVLEHTLAPPILSFSEFINRRKVMDKQVSTSKRESKDGGSQGMEKKAKC from the exons ATGAGTAAATCAGCATTGCCCCTGCAATGCGTGCGTGGGTCGGAGAAGCAGGTGATCAAGAAGGAAGCTTTGGTGAAGCTTCTGCGGTGGCATTTTGGTCATTCTGATTTCCGAGGGAATCAGTTGGAAGCCATTCAAGCTGTTCTATCAG GTAGAGATTGTTTTTGTCTGATGCCGACTGGTGGAGGAAAGTCACTTTGTTATCAGATCCCTGCCCTTGCAAAGCCAGGGATTGTGCTCGTTGTTAGTCCTTTGATAG CCCTTATG GAGAATCAAGTAATGGCTCTGAAAGAAAAAGGGGTTGCTGTTGAATATCTCTCTTCAACTCAGACTGTCAAAGTCAAGAATAAG ATCTATGAAAACCTTGAATCTGGAAAGCCATCTTTGCAACTATTGTATGTTACACCAGAACTGATTGCCACATCAGGATTTATGTCAAAGCTGATGAAGATTCATGGCAGAGGATTGCTAAATCTTATAGCAATTGATGAG GCACATTGCGTATCAACATGGGGCCATGATTTCAG GCCAAGCTACAGAAAGCTTTCTTCTCTGAGGAATAATTTGCCAGGCATACCAGTTCTAGCATTGACAGCAACAGCTGTTCCCAA GGTTCAGGAGGACGTGATAAAGTCCTTGTCTTTGCAAAAACCTCTTGTTCTGAAGTCATCATTCAATCgtccaaatatttattatgaag TTCGCTATAAAGATCTGATGGATGATCCATATTCTGATATTTGCAATTATCTGAAATCATGTGGAAATGTATGTGCAATTGTTTATTGTCTTGAGCGCACAGCTTGTGATGATCTGGCACTCCACCTATCTGCACAAGGAATTCCTTGTTCTG CATATCACGCAGGATTGAACAGTAATGTCCGGAGTTCTGTCTTGGATGACTGGATCTCCTCTAGAACACAAGTAGTTGTGGCTACTGTAGCTTTTGG GATG GGTATTGATAGGAAGGATGTCAGAGTTGTTTGCCATTTTAATATCCCCAAGTCTATGGAAGCATTCTACCAAGAGTCAGGTCGAGCTGGTCGTGACCAACTGCCTTCTCGAAGTCTGTTGTATTTTGGAGTTGATGATCGTAGAAAAATG GAATTCATCCTGAGTAAGGCTGCAAACAAGAAATCACATTCTTCAAGCATGGATGAGGGTTCAACAAAGAACTCCTTAGCTGAGTTCCAGAAA ATGATTGAATACTGTGAGGAGGCAGGCTGCCGGAGAAAAAAGATCCTTGAAAGTTTTGGGGAAGAG GTAACGGCATCATTATGTGGGAAAACTTGTGACTCATGCAAACACCCTGATATGGTTTCAAAGTATTTGGAGGAGCTTACAAGTACTGCTGCTTTTCAATATAAAAGGGGGTCATCAAGAATATACATAACCAG TGCTTCAGAGACCTATGGTGATGAACAATTGTCAGAATTCTGGAATCGAAATGATGAAGCTAGTGGATCTGAGGAAGAAGATATTTCTGATTCTGATG ATGCCACAGAAATTGCaaaaagtgtagcaaatttagGAAAATCATCCAAATGGAAACTAGACGAAAGATTGGAGTCATTAGAGCGTGCGGAAGAGAATTATTATCGGAATAAAGATAACCAAGACAAACAG GCCAATAAGATCGACAAGAAATTCATATCCGCGACGCTTAGAAATTCTGGAAAGCAGAGGTTACTAACTGCAATGAAGCAAAATCAGCATCTTTCCAGCACTTTACA GATGGACTTTGTGACATCTGCGGAGACACTTGAGATTGAATGTTACCGGAAATACGGGAGAAGTGGGAAGTCAATTTATTTATCCCAGATGGCAAGTACCGCAAGATGGCTGTCAGCAGCGGTCCCTGATGAACTAACACAAAGACTTGGTACCACTCCTAGCATGTCAACAGAGGCAGATAAACCCGAAGCAGATCGCTCTTTATCACCATCAGTGCCATTCATTGCAGCAATCACACCAGTCCATGAAGAGAATGGGAGTGGCAGTGGTGCTACCATTGAATCAAACTCTGCTGTCCTCGAGCATACATTGGCACCACCAATTCTGTCATTCTCAGAATTTATAAACAGGAGAAAAGTGATGGATAAGCAGGTTTCGACATCTAAAAGAGAGTCCAAGGATGGAGGTAGCCAAGGTATGGAGAAGAAAGCTAAGTGCTAG
- the LOC125190750 gene encoding ATP-dependent DNA helicase Q-like 3 isoform X1 — MSKSALPLQCVRGSEKQVIKKEALVKLLRWHFGHSDFRGNQLEAIQAVLSGRDCFCLMPTGGGKSLCYQIPALAKPGIVLVVSPLIALMENQVMALKEKGVAVEYLSSTQTVKVKNKIYENLESGKPSLQLLYVTPELIATSGFMSKLMKIHGRGLLNLIAIDEAHCVSTWGHDFRPSYRKLSSLRNNLPGIPVLALTATAVPKVQEDVIKSLSLQKPLVLKSSFNRPNIYYEVRYKDLMDDPYSDICNYLKSCGNVCAIVYCLERTACDDLALHLSAQGIPCSAYHAGLNSNVRSSVLDDWISSRTQVVVATVAFGMGIDRKDVRVVCHFNIPKSMEAFYQESGRAGRDQLPSRSLLYFGVDDRRKMEFILSKAANKKSHSSSMDEGSTKNSLAEFQKMIEYCEEAGCRRKKILESFGEEQVTASLCGKTCDSCKHPDMVSKYLEELTSTAAFQYKRGSSRIYITSASETYGDEQLSEFWNRNDEASGSEEEDISDSDDATEIAKSVANLGKSSKWKLDERLESLERAEENYYRNKDNQDKQANKIDKKFISATLRNSGKQRLLTAMKQNQHLSSTLQMDFVTSAETLEIECYRKYGRSGKSIYLSQMASTARWLSAAVPDELTQRLGTTPSMSTEADKPEADRSLSPSVPFIAAITPVHEENGSGSGATIESNSAVLEHTLAPPILSFSEFINRRKVMDKQVSTSKRESKDGGSQGMEKKAKC, encoded by the exons ATGAGTAAATCAGCATTGCCCCTGCAATGCGTGCGTGGGTCGGAGAAGCAGGTGATCAAGAAGGAAGCTTTGGTGAAGCTTCTGCGGTGGCATTTTGGTCATTCTGATTTCCGAGGGAATCAGTTGGAAGCCATTCAAGCTGTTCTATCAG GTAGAGATTGTTTTTGTCTGATGCCGACTGGTGGAGGAAAGTCACTTTGTTATCAGATCCCTGCCCTTGCAAAGCCAGGGATTGTGCTCGTTGTTAGTCCTTTGATAG CCCTTATG GAGAATCAAGTAATGGCTCTGAAAGAAAAAGGGGTTGCTGTTGAATATCTCTCTTCAACTCAGACTGTCAAAGTCAAGAATAAG ATCTATGAAAACCTTGAATCTGGAAAGCCATCTTTGCAACTATTGTATGTTACACCAGAACTGATTGCCACATCAGGATTTATGTCAAAGCTGATGAAGATTCATGGCAGAGGATTGCTAAATCTTATAGCAATTGATGAG GCACATTGCGTATCAACATGGGGCCATGATTTCAG GCCAAGCTACAGAAAGCTTTCTTCTCTGAGGAATAATTTGCCAGGCATACCAGTTCTAGCATTGACAGCAACAGCTGTTCCCAA GGTTCAGGAGGACGTGATAAAGTCCTTGTCTTTGCAAAAACCTCTTGTTCTGAAGTCATCATTCAATCgtccaaatatttattatgaag TTCGCTATAAAGATCTGATGGATGATCCATATTCTGATATTTGCAATTATCTGAAATCATGTGGAAATGTATGTGCAATTGTTTATTGTCTTGAGCGCACAGCTTGTGATGATCTGGCACTCCACCTATCTGCACAAGGAATTCCTTGTTCTG CATATCACGCAGGATTGAACAGTAATGTCCGGAGTTCTGTCTTGGATGACTGGATCTCCTCTAGAACACAAGTAGTTGTGGCTACTGTAGCTTTTGG GATG GGTATTGATAGGAAGGATGTCAGAGTTGTTTGCCATTTTAATATCCCCAAGTCTATGGAAGCATTCTACCAAGAGTCAGGTCGAGCTGGTCGTGACCAACTGCCTTCTCGAAGTCTGTTGTATTTTGGAGTTGATGATCGTAGAAAAATG GAATTCATCCTGAGTAAGGCTGCAAACAAGAAATCACATTCTTCAAGCATGGATGAGGGTTCAACAAAGAACTCCTTAGCTGAGTTCCAGAAA ATGATTGAATACTGTGAGGAGGCAGGCTGCCGGAGAAAAAAGATCCTTGAAAGTTTTGGGGAAGAG CAGGTAACGGCATCATTATGTGGGAAAACTTGTGACTCATGCAAACACCCTGATATGGTTTCAAAGTATTTGGAGGAGCTTACAAGTACTGCTGCTTTTCAATATAAAAGGGGGTCATCAAGAATATACATAACCAG TGCTTCAGAGACCTATGGTGATGAACAATTGTCAGAATTCTGGAATCGAAATGATGAAGCTAGTGGATCTGAGGAAGAAGATATTTCTGATTCTGATG ATGCCACAGAAATTGCaaaaagtgtagcaaatttagGAAAATCATCCAAATGGAAACTAGACGAAAGATTGGAGTCATTAGAGCGTGCGGAAGAGAATTATTATCGGAATAAAGATAACCAAGACAAACAG GCCAATAAGATCGACAAGAAATTCATATCCGCGACGCTTAGAAATTCTGGAAAGCAGAGGTTACTAACTGCAATGAAGCAAAATCAGCATCTTTCCAGCACTTTACA GATGGACTTTGTGACATCTGCGGAGACACTTGAGATTGAATGTTACCGGAAATACGGGAGAAGTGGGAAGTCAATTTATTTATCCCAGATGGCAAGTACCGCAAGATGGCTGTCAGCAGCGGTCCCTGATGAACTAACACAAAGACTTGGTACCACTCCTAGCATGTCAACAGAGGCAGATAAACCCGAAGCAGATCGCTCTTTATCACCATCAGTGCCATTCATTGCAGCAATCACACCAGTCCATGAAGAGAATGGGAGTGGCAGTGGTGCTACCATTGAATCAAACTCTGCTGTCCTCGAGCATACATTGGCACCACCAATTCTGTCATTCTCAGAATTTATAAACAGGAGAAAAGTGATGGATAAGCAGGTTTCGACATCTAAAAGAGAGTCCAAGGATGGAGGTAGCCAAGGTATGGAGAAGAAAGCTAAGTGCTAG
- the LOC125190750 gene encoding ATP-dependent DNA helicase Q-like 3 isoform X3 has product MSKSALPLQCVRGSEKQVIKKEALVKLLRWHFGHSDFRGNQLEAIQAVLSGRDCFCLMPTGGGKSLCYQIPALAKPGIVLVVSPLIALMENQVMALKEKGVAVEYLSSTQTVKVKNKIYENLESGKPSLQLLYVTPELIATSGFMSKLMKIHGRGLLNLIAIDEAHCVSTWGHDFRPSYRKLSSLRNNLPGIPVLALTATAVPKVQEDVIKSLSLQKPLVLKSSFNRPNIYYEVRYKDLMDDPYSDICNYLKSCGNVCAIVYCLERTACDDLALHLSAQGIPCSGLNSNVRSSVLDDWISSRTQVVVATVAFGMGIDRKDVRVVCHFNIPKSMEAFYQESGRAGRDQLPSRSLLYFGVDDRRKMEFILSKAANKKSHSSSMDEGSTKNSLAEFQKMIEYCEEAGCRRKKILESFGEEQVTASLCGKTCDSCKHPDMVSKYLEELTSTAAFQYKRGSSRIYITSASETYGDEQLSEFWNRNDEASGSEEEDISDSDDATEIAKSVANLGKSSKWKLDERLESLERAEENYYRNKDNQDKQANKIDKKFISATLRNSGKQRLLTAMKQNQHLSSTLQMDFVTSAETLEIECYRKYGRSGKSIYLSQMASTARWLSAAVPDELTQRLGTTPSMSTEADKPEADRSLSPSVPFIAAITPVHEENGSGSGATIESNSAVLEHTLAPPILSFSEFINRRKVMDKQVSTSKRESKDGGSQGMEKKAKC; this is encoded by the exons ATGAGTAAATCAGCATTGCCCCTGCAATGCGTGCGTGGGTCGGAGAAGCAGGTGATCAAGAAGGAAGCTTTGGTGAAGCTTCTGCGGTGGCATTTTGGTCATTCTGATTTCCGAGGGAATCAGTTGGAAGCCATTCAAGCTGTTCTATCAG GTAGAGATTGTTTTTGTCTGATGCCGACTGGTGGAGGAAAGTCACTTTGTTATCAGATCCCTGCCCTTGCAAAGCCAGGGATTGTGCTCGTTGTTAGTCCTTTGATAG CCCTTATG GAGAATCAAGTAATGGCTCTGAAAGAAAAAGGGGTTGCTGTTGAATATCTCTCTTCAACTCAGACTGTCAAAGTCAAGAATAAG ATCTATGAAAACCTTGAATCTGGAAAGCCATCTTTGCAACTATTGTATGTTACACCAGAACTGATTGCCACATCAGGATTTATGTCAAAGCTGATGAAGATTCATGGCAGAGGATTGCTAAATCTTATAGCAATTGATGAG GCACATTGCGTATCAACATGGGGCCATGATTTCAG GCCAAGCTACAGAAAGCTTTCTTCTCTGAGGAATAATTTGCCAGGCATACCAGTTCTAGCATTGACAGCAACAGCTGTTCCCAA GGTTCAGGAGGACGTGATAAAGTCCTTGTCTTTGCAAAAACCTCTTGTTCTGAAGTCATCATTCAATCgtccaaatatttattatgaag TTCGCTATAAAGATCTGATGGATGATCCATATTCTGATATTTGCAATTATCTGAAATCATGTGGAAATGTATGTGCAATTGTTTATTGTCTTGAGCGCACAGCTTGTGATGATCTGGCACTCCACCTATCTGCACAAGGAATTCCTTGTTCTG GATTGAACAGTAATGTCCGGAGTTCTGTCTTGGATGACTGGATCTCCTCTAGAACACAAGTAGTTGTGGCTACTGTAGCTTTTGG GATG GGTATTGATAGGAAGGATGTCAGAGTTGTTTGCCATTTTAATATCCCCAAGTCTATGGAAGCATTCTACCAAGAGTCAGGTCGAGCTGGTCGTGACCAACTGCCTTCTCGAAGTCTGTTGTATTTTGGAGTTGATGATCGTAGAAAAATG GAATTCATCCTGAGTAAGGCTGCAAACAAGAAATCACATTCTTCAAGCATGGATGAGGGTTCAACAAAGAACTCCTTAGCTGAGTTCCAGAAA ATGATTGAATACTGTGAGGAGGCAGGCTGCCGGAGAAAAAAGATCCTTGAAAGTTTTGGGGAAGAG CAGGTAACGGCATCATTATGTGGGAAAACTTGTGACTCATGCAAACACCCTGATATGGTTTCAAAGTATTTGGAGGAGCTTACAAGTACTGCTGCTTTTCAATATAAAAGGGGGTCATCAAGAATATACATAACCAG TGCTTCAGAGACCTATGGTGATGAACAATTGTCAGAATTCTGGAATCGAAATGATGAAGCTAGTGGATCTGAGGAAGAAGATATTTCTGATTCTGATG ATGCCACAGAAATTGCaaaaagtgtagcaaatttagGAAAATCATCCAAATGGAAACTAGACGAAAGATTGGAGTCATTAGAGCGTGCGGAAGAGAATTATTATCGGAATAAAGATAACCAAGACAAACAG GCCAATAAGATCGACAAGAAATTCATATCCGCGACGCTTAGAAATTCTGGAAAGCAGAGGTTACTAACTGCAATGAAGCAAAATCAGCATCTTTCCAGCACTTTACA GATGGACTTTGTGACATCTGCGGAGACACTTGAGATTGAATGTTACCGGAAATACGGGAGAAGTGGGAAGTCAATTTATTTATCCCAGATGGCAAGTACCGCAAGATGGCTGTCAGCAGCGGTCCCTGATGAACTAACACAAAGACTTGGTACCACTCCTAGCATGTCAACAGAGGCAGATAAACCCGAAGCAGATCGCTCTTTATCACCATCAGTGCCATTCATTGCAGCAATCACACCAGTCCATGAAGAGAATGGGAGTGGCAGTGGTGCTACCATTGAATCAAACTCTGCTGTCCTCGAGCATACATTGGCACCACCAATTCTGTCATTCTCAGAATTTATAAACAGGAGAAAAGTGATGGATAAGCAGGTTTCGACATCTAAAAGAGAGTCCAAGGATGGAGGTAGCCAAGGTATGGAGAAGAAAGCTAAGTGCTAG
- the LOC125190750 gene encoding ATP-dependent DNA helicase Q-like 3 isoform X5, which produces MSKSALPLQCVRGSEKQVIKKEALVKLLRWHFGHSDFRGNQLEAIQAVLSGRDCFCLMPTGGGKSLCYQIPALAKPGIVLVVSPLIALMENQVMALKEKGVAVEYLSSTQTVKVKNKIYENLESGKPSLQLLYVTPELIATSGFMSKLMKIHGRGLLNLIAIDEAHCVSTWGHDFRPSYRKLSSLRNNLPGIPVLALTATAVPKVQEDVIKSLSLQKPLVLKSSFNRPNIYYEVRYKDLMDDPYSDICNYLKSCGNVCAIVYCLERTACDDLALHLSAQGIPCSAYHAGLNSNVRSSVLDDWISSRTQVVVATVAFGMGIDRKDVRVVCHFNIPKSMEAFYQESGRAGRDQLPSRSLLYFGVDDRRKMEFILSKAANKKSHSSSMDEGSTKNSLAEFQKMIEYCEEAGCRRKKILESFGEEQVTASLCGKTCDSCKHPDMVSKYLEELTSTAAFQYKRGSSRIYITSASETYGDEQLSEFWNRNDEASGSEEEDISDSDDATEIAKSVANLGKSSKWKLDERLESLERAEENYYRNKDNQDKQANKIDKKFISATLRNSGKQRLLTAMKQNQHLSSTLQHLRLNVTGNTGEVGSQFIYPRWQVPQDGCQQRSLMN; this is translated from the exons ATGAGTAAATCAGCATTGCCCCTGCAATGCGTGCGTGGGTCGGAGAAGCAGGTGATCAAGAAGGAAGCTTTGGTGAAGCTTCTGCGGTGGCATTTTGGTCATTCTGATTTCCGAGGGAATCAGTTGGAAGCCATTCAAGCTGTTCTATCAG GTAGAGATTGTTTTTGTCTGATGCCGACTGGTGGAGGAAAGTCACTTTGTTATCAGATCCCTGCCCTTGCAAAGCCAGGGATTGTGCTCGTTGTTAGTCCTTTGATAG CCCTTATG GAGAATCAAGTAATGGCTCTGAAAGAAAAAGGGGTTGCTGTTGAATATCTCTCTTCAACTCAGACTGTCAAAGTCAAGAATAAG ATCTATGAAAACCTTGAATCTGGAAAGCCATCTTTGCAACTATTGTATGTTACACCAGAACTGATTGCCACATCAGGATTTATGTCAAAGCTGATGAAGATTCATGGCAGAGGATTGCTAAATCTTATAGCAATTGATGAG GCACATTGCGTATCAACATGGGGCCATGATTTCAG GCCAAGCTACAGAAAGCTTTCTTCTCTGAGGAATAATTTGCCAGGCATACCAGTTCTAGCATTGACAGCAACAGCTGTTCCCAA GGTTCAGGAGGACGTGATAAAGTCCTTGTCTTTGCAAAAACCTCTTGTTCTGAAGTCATCATTCAATCgtccaaatatttattatgaag TTCGCTATAAAGATCTGATGGATGATCCATATTCTGATATTTGCAATTATCTGAAATCATGTGGAAATGTATGTGCAATTGTTTATTGTCTTGAGCGCACAGCTTGTGATGATCTGGCACTCCACCTATCTGCACAAGGAATTCCTTGTTCTG CATATCACGCAGGATTGAACAGTAATGTCCGGAGTTCTGTCTTGGATGACTGGATCTCCTCTAGAACACAAGTAGTTGTGGCTACTGTAGCTTTTGG GATG GGTATTGATAGGAAGGATGTCAGAGTTGTTTGCCATTTTAATATCCCCAAGTCTATGGAAGCATTCTACCAAGAGTCAGGTCGAGCTGGTCGTGACCAACTGCCTTCTCGAAGTCTGTTGTATTTTGGAGTTGATGATCGTAGAAAAATG GAATTCATCCTGAGTAAGGCTGCAAACAAGAAATCACATTCTTCAAGCATGGATGAGGGTTCAACAAAGAACTCCTTAGCTGAGTTCCAGAAA ATGATTGAATACTGTGAGGAGGCAGGCTGCCGGAGAAAAAAGATCCTTGAAAGTTTTGGGGAAGAG CAGGTAACGGCATCATTATGTGGGAAAACTTGTGACTCATGCAAACACCCTGATATGGTTTCAAAGTATTTGGAGGAGCTTACAAGTACTGCTGCTTTTCAATATAAAAGGGGGTCATCAAGAATATACATAACCAG TGCTTCAGAGACCTATGGTGATGAACAATTGTCAGAATTCTGGAATCGAAATGATGAAGCTAGTGGATCTGAGGAAGAAGATATTTCTGATTCTGATG ATGCCACAGAAATTGCaaaaagtgtagcaaatttagGAAAATCATCCAAATGGAAACTAGACGAAAGATTGGAGTCATTAGAGCGTGCGGAAGAGAATTATTATCGGAATAAAGATAACCAAGACAAACAG GCCAATAAGATCGACAAGAAATTCATATCCGCGACGCTTAGAAATTCTGGAAAGCAGAGGTTACTAACTGCAATGAAGCAAAATCAGCATCTTTCCAGCACTTTACA ACACTTGAGATTGAATGTTACCGGAAATACGGGAGAAGTGGGAAGTCAATTTATTTATCCCAGATGGCAAGTACCGCAAGATGGCTGTCAGCAGCGGTCCCTGATGAACTAA